One window of Enterobacter sp. RHBSTW-00175 genomic DNA carries:
- a CDS encoding IS1-like element IS1B family transposase (programmed frameshift) — protein MASVSISCPSCSATDGVVRNGKSTAGHQRYLCSHCRKTWQLQFTYTASQPGTHQKIIDMAMNGVGCRATARIMGVGLNTIFRHFKKLRPQSVTSRIQPGSDVIVCAEMDEQWGYVGAKSRQRWLFYAYDRLRKTVVAHVFGERTMATLGRLMSLLSPFDVVIWMTDGWPLYESRLKGKLHVISKRYTQRIERHNLNLRQHLARLGRKSLSFSKSVELHDKVIGHYLNIKHYQ, from the exons GTGGCTTCTGTTTCTATCAGCTGTCCCTCCTGTTCAGCTACTGACGGGGTGGTGCGTAACGGCAAAAGCACCGCCGGACATCAGCGCTATCTCTGCTCTCACTGCCGTAAAACATGGCAACTGCAGTTCACTTACACCGCTTCTCAACCCGGTACGCACCAGAAAATCATTGATATGGCCATGAATGGCGTTGGATGCCGGGCAACCGCCCGCATTATGGGCGTTGGCCTCAACACGATTTTCCGCCATT TTAAAAAACTCAGGCCGCAGTCGGTAACCTCGCGCATACAGCCGGGCAGTGACGTCATCGTCTGCGCGGAAATGGACGAACAGTGGGGATACGTCGGGGCTAAATCGCGCCAGCGCTGGCTGTTTTACGCGTATGACAGGCTCCGGAAGACGGTTGTTGCGCACGTATTCGGTGAACGCACTATGGCGACGCTGGGGCGTCTTATGAGCCTGCTGTCACCCTTTGACGTGGTGATATGGATGACGGATGGCTGGCCGCTGTATGAATCCCGCCTGAAGGGAAAGCTGCACGTAATCAGCAAGCGATATACGCAGCGAATTGAGCGGCATAACCTGAATCTGAGGCAGCACCTGGCACGGCTGGGACGGAAGTCGCTGTCGTTCTCAAAATCGGTGGAGCTGCATGACAAAGTCATCGGGCATTATCTGAACATAAAACACTATCAATAA
- the arnC gene encoding undecaprenyl-phosphate 4-deoxy-4-formamido-L-arabinose transferase codes for MFSAPPVQKVSVVIPVYNEQESLPELIRRTTAACDTMGKAYEILLVDDGSSDDSAQMLTDAAEVEGSHIVAVLLNRNYGQHSAIMAGFSHVTGDLIITLDADLQNPPEEIPRLVAKADEGYDVVGTVRQNRQDSLFRKLASRTINRLIQRTTGKAMGDYGCMLRAYRRHIVDAMLHCHERSTFIPILANTFARRATEIPVLHAEREHGESKYSFMRLINLMYDLITCLTTTPLRLLSVFGSVIALAGFAISVLLVALRLIFGPQWAAEGVFMLFAVLFMFIGAQFVGMGLLGEYIGRIYNDVRARPRYFIQRVVRQEHKASQEEIHP; via the coding sequence ATGTTCAGCGCACCACCTGTACAAAAAGTTTCAGTTGTTATCCCGGTTTACAACGAGCAGGAGAGCCTGCCTGAACTTATCCGCCGCACCACGGCAGCCTGTGACACTATGGGCAAGGCGTACGAAATTCTGCTGGTAGATGATGGCAGCAGCGACGATTCTGCCCAGATGCTCACTGACGCCGCAGAGGTTGAAGGAAGCCACATCGTAGCCGTACTGCTTAACCGTAACTACGGTCAGCACTCTGCCATTATGGCTGGCTTTAGCCACGTAACGGGCGACCTGATCATCACTCTGGATGCCGACCTGCAAAACCCGCCGGAAGAGATCCCGCGCCTGGTAGCGAAAGCCGATGAAGGCTATGACGTGGTCGGCACAGTTCGCCAGAACCGCCAGGACAGCCTGTTCCGCAAGCTGGCGTCGCGCACCATTAACCGCCTTATCCAGCGCACGACCGGTAAAGCAATGGGTGATTACGGCTGCATGTTGCGCGCCTACCGTCGCCACATTGTCGATGCCATGCTGCACTGCCACGAGCGCAGTACGTTCATTCCGATTCTCGCCAATACCTTTGCCCGCAGAGCGACTGAAATCCCGGTGCTGCACGCTGAGCGCGAGCACGGGGAATCGAAGTACAGCTTTATGCGCCTGATTAACCTGATGTATGACCTGATCACCTGCCTGACCACCACGCCGCTGCGTTTGTTAAGCGTGTTCGGCAGTGTTATCGCACTGGCCGGGTTTGCGATTTCCGTCCTGCTGGTCGCGTTGCGACTGATCTTCGGCCCTCAGTGGGCGGCGGAAGGGGTCTTTATGCTGTTTGCCGTACTGTTCATGTTCATCGGTGCCCAGTTTGTTGGGATGGGCTTACTCGGTGAGTACATCGGCCGTATTTATAACGATGTTCGCGCACGTCCGCGCTACTTTATTCAACGTGTTGTCCGTCAGGAACACAAAGCATCTCAAGAGGAAATTCACCCATGA
- the arnB gene encoding UDP-4-amino-4-deoxy-L-arabinose aminotransferase, whose product MGAEEIAALQDVLMSGWITTGPKNQELEEAFCKLTGNRHAIAVCSATAGMHVTLMAMGIGPGDEVITPSLTWVSTLNMIVLLGATPVMIDVDKDTLMVTPEAIEAAITPRTKAIIPVHYAGAPFDIDAIHAISERHGIPVIEDAAHAAGTYYKNRHVGWQGTAIFSFHAIKNMTCAEGGLVVTDDEQLAQRIRSLKFHGLGVDAYDRQTHGRAPQAEVISPGYKYNLADINAALALVQLGKLSEANARRREIAERYLTELADTPFEPLRIPAWPHVHAWHLFIIRVDEARCGISRDALMDALKAKGIGTGLHFRAAHTQKYYRERFPEVSLPNSEWNSARICSLPLFPDMTHDDATRVITALHQLAGN is encoded by the coding sequence ATGGGCGCTGAGGAAATTGCGGCGCTTCAGGACGTTTTGATGTCGGGCTGGATCACCACAGGGCCAAAAAATCAGGAGCTTGAAGAGGCATTTTGTAAGCTGACGGGGAATCGTCATGCGATTGCTGTCTGCTCTGCAACCGCCGGGATGCACGTCACGCTGATGGCGATGGGCATTGGCCCCGGTGATGAAGTCATTACCCCTTCTCTAACCTGGGTGTCGACCCTCAATATGATTGTGCTGCTGGGCGCAACACCCGTGATGATCGATGTCGACAAAGACACGCTGATGGTAACGCCAGAGGCCATCGAAGCCGCTATTACTCCCCGTACCAAAGCCATCATCCCCGTGCATTATGCGGGTGCGCCTTTTGATATCGATGCAATTCACGCGATAAGCGAACGTCACGGTATACCTGTTATTGAAGATGCAGCCCACGCAGCAGGCACTTACTACAAAAATCGCCATGTTGGCTGGCAGGGTACCGCTATCTTCTCTTTCCACGCGATCAAAAACATGACCTGCGCGGAAGGCGGTTTAGTGGTGACGGACGACGAACAACTGGCACAGCGTATCCGCAGTCTCAAGTTCCACGGGCTTGGTGTTGATGCTTATGACCGCCAGACTCACGGCCGCGCGCCGCAGGCAGAAGTTATCTCCCCGGGGTATAAATACAACCTCGCGGATATCAACGCCGCGCTGGCGCTGGTCCAGTTGGGTAAATTGAGCGAAGCCAACGCGCGCCGTCGCGAAATCGCTGAACGTTATCTGACGGAGCTTGCGGATACACCTTTCGAGCCGCTGCGTATTCCAGCCTGGCCGCATGTCCATGCATGGCATCTTTTTATCATTCGCGTTGATGAAGCCCGCTGTGGGATCTCACGTGACGCGTTAATGGACGCGCTGAAAGCAAAAGGCATTGGTACTGGTCTGCATTTCCGTGCTGCTCATACGCAAAAATACTATCGCGAGCGTTTCCCTGAAGTCTCGCTCCCGAACTCCGAATGGAACAGCGCGCGTATTTGTTCACTCCCTCTTTTCCCGGACATGACGCATGACGACGCAACCCGCGTCATTACCGCGCTCCATCAGCTTGCAGGAAATTGA
- the arnA gene encoding bifunctional UDP-4-amino-4-deoxy-L-arabinose formyltransferase/UDP-glucuronic acid oxidase ArnA codes for MKAVVFAYHDMGCTGTLALLEAGYDIAAIFTHPDAAGENNFFGSVARIAAERGIPVYAPDDVNHPLWVDRIRALSPDVIFSFYYRNLLSNDILSLAPKGAFNLHGSLLPAYRGRAPLNWVLVNGETETGVTLHRMVRRADAGDIVAQQKVVIEADETALQLHHKLCGAAQNLLRDVLPSIQQGSFKETAQDESKASCFGRRNPEDGRLDWAKPARQLHNLVRAVTDPWPGAYSFAGVSKFIVWKSRVRDDIPAAKPGTVVSVSPLVVSCGEQALEILTGQTDNGVYVQGTQLAQSLGLVAGAIITSAPVVAIKRRTRVLILGVNGFIGNHLTERLLQDDNYEIYGLDIGSDAISRFLTNPRFHFVEGDISIHSEWIEYHIKKCDVVLPLVAIATPIEYTRNPLRVFELDFEENLKIIRDCVKYDKRIIFPSTSEVYGMCTDKNFDEDTSNLVVGPINKQRWIYSVSKQLLDRVIWAYGEKEGLRFTLFRPFNWMGPRLDNLNAARIGSSRAITQLILNLVEGSPIKLIEGGKQKRCFTDISDGIEALFRIIENKDGRCNGEIINIGNPENEASIRELAEMLLASFERHPLRDQFPPFAGFREVESSSYYGKGYQDVEHRKPSIRNAKRCLNWTPEVKMEQTIDETLDFFLRTVELSEQTS; via the coding sequence ATGAAAGCTGTTGTATTTGCCTATCACGATATGGGGTGTACGGGCACGCTGGCCCTGCTGGAAGCGGGTTATGATATTGCTGCAATCTTCACTCACCCGGACGCTGCCGGAGAAAATAACTTCTTTGGTTCCGTTGCGCGTATTGCCGCTGAGCGTGGCATCCCGGTGTATGCCCCTGATGATGTAAACCACCCGCTGTGGGTTGACCGCATTCGCGCGCTTTCTCCTGATGTGATTTTCTCTTTCTATTATCGCAATCTGCTGAGCAACGATATCTTAAGCCTGGCACCAAAAGGCGCATTCAACCTGCACGGCTCCCTGCTGCCAGCATACCGTGGCCGCGCGCCGCTGAACTGGGTGCTGGTTAACGGTGAAACGGAAACCGGCGTGACTCTGCACCGCATGGTGCGTCGCGCAGATGCGGGCGATATTGTGGCCCAGCAGAAAGTGGTTATTGAAGCAGATGAAACCGCGCTGCAACTGCATCATAAACTGTGTGGCGCTGCGCAAAACCTGCTGCGTGATGTGCTGCCTTCCATTCAGCAGGGTTCTTTTAAAGAGACCGCGCAGGATGAGAGCAAAGCAAGCTGCTTTGGCCGCCGTAACCCGGAAGATGGTCGTCTGGACTGGGCGAAACCTGCGCGTCAGCTGCACAACCTGGTGCGTGCGGTCACTGACCCGTGGCCGGGCGCGTACAGCTTCGCGGGCGTAAGCAAATTTATTGTCTGGAAATCCCGCGTACGTGACGACATTCCGGCGGCAAAACCGGGTACGGTGGTCTCTGTTTCCCCGCTGGTAGTGAGCTGCGGCGAGCAGGCGCTGGAAATTCTGACCGGGCAAACTGACAACGGCGTATACGTTCAGGGCACGCAGCTGGCGCAGTCTCTGGGTCTGGTTGCTGGCGCAATTATCACCAGCGCACCGGTTGTGGCCATCAAACGCCGCACCCGCGTACTGATCCTCGGTGTGAACGGCTTTATCGGTAACCACCTGACCGAACGTCTGCTGCAAGACGACAACTACGAAATCTATGGCCTGGATATTGGCTCTGATGCGATCAGCCGCTTCCTGACCAACCCACGTTTCCACTTCGTTGAAGGGGATATCAGCATCCACTCCGAATGGATCGAATACCACATCAAGAAATGCGATGTGGTGCTGCCGCTGGTGGCGATCGCGACCCCGATTGAATACACCCGTAACCCGCTGCGCGTGTTCGAGCTGGACTTCGAAGAGAACCTGAAGATTATCCGCGACTGCGTGAAATACGATAAGCGCATCATCTTCCCGTCCACGTCTGAAGTGTACGGCATGTGTACGGACAAAAACTTCGACGAAGACACCTCTAACCTGGTGGTCGGCCCAATTAACAAACAACGCTGGATCTACTCTGTTTCCAAACAGCTGCTGGACCGCGTGATTTGGGCATACGGTGAAAAAGAAGGCCTGCGCTTTACTCTTTTCCGTCCGTTTAACTGGATGGGGCCACGTCTGGATAACCTGAATGCCGCGCGTATTGGTAGTTCGCGTGCGATCACTCAGCTGATCCTGAACCTGGTTGAAGGCTCCCCAATCAAGCTGATTGAAGGCGGCAAACAGAAGCGTTGCTTTACTGACATCTCTGACGGTATCGAAGCGCTGTTCCGCATCATCGAAAACAAAGATGGCCGCTGCAACGGTGAAATCATCAACATCGGTAACCCGGAAAACGAAGCCAGCATTCGTGAACTGGCTGAGATGCTGCTGGCAAGCTTCGAGCGTCATCCACTTCGTGACCAGTTCCCGCCGTTTGCGGGCTTCCGTGAAGTGGAAAGCAGCAGCTACTACGGTAAAGGCTATCAGGACGTTGAGCACCGTAAGCCAAGCATCCGTAACGCCAAGCGCTGCCTGAACTGGACGCCGGAAGTGAAGATGGAACAGACCATCGATGAAACGCTCGATTTCTTCCTGCGCACAGTGGAGCTGTCGGAACAGACATCATGA